In Humulus lupulus chromosome 6, drHumLupu1.1, whole genome shotgun sequence, a single genomic region encodes these proteins:
- the LOC133783360 gene encoding uncharacterized protein LOC133783360, translating to MAGASSSSSSFAEILTEIPELRGDNFKIWKERVLLHLGCADMDYAIRKDEPAAITVTSTAAQIALYEKWERSNRLSIMFIMSKIPLGMRGSVEQPEKVKDLIKLIDEQFDTSDKPLYNNLIHQFSSTKLTGVKGVREHISKMRDISAQLKKLDVVIPETFLVHYILNHLPPQYGPFKISYNTHKDKWSINELITMCAQEEARLLQEQGESAHMATQGKKHKPSKKDKGKNKVPPQGDIKKDSIKCFFCKKKGHAKKECAKFKKWMDDNGFTKPKEASGK from the exons atggctggag cttcttcatcatcctctagttttgctgaaatccttaccgaaattcctgagcttaggggtgataatttcaaaatctggaaggaacgagttcttcttcatttaggctgcgccgacatggactacgcaataaggaaggacgaacctgctgcaatcactgtgactagcactgctgctcagatcgcactatatgagaaatgggagcggtccaatcgcctcagcatcatgttcatcatgtccaagatccctctgggaatgcgtggatcggtggagcaacctgagaaagtcaaagacttgatcaaactgatcgatgagcagttcgacacttcggacaaaccactttacaacaacctcatccaccagttctcatccacaaaactcactggtgtcaaaggagttagagaacatatttcaaagatgagggacatttctgctcaactgaagaaactcgatgtagtcattcccgaaaccttcctggtccactacatccttaaccatcttccacctcaatatgggcctttcaaaatttcctacaacacacataaggacaaatggagtatcaatgaactgataaccatgtgtgctcaagaagaagcaaggctcctgcaggaacaaggtgaaagtgctcacatggccacccaaggcaagaaacacaaaccatccaagaaggacaaggggaaaaataaagtgcctccccaaggtgatataaagaaggattccatcaaatgtttcttctgcaaaaagaagggacatgcgaaaaaggaatgcgccaagttcaagaaatggatggacgacaatg ggtttacaaaacctaaggaagccagtgggaagtga
- the LOC133786085 gene encoding putative disease resistance RPP13-like protein 1 encodes MDKINTEALRLKMEKDESESTASKSLNFFKRIYSSFEIAVKSEIEGITSTLKNLLDQTEHLGLKKVELKTTLHRPPAPLLDDSKVYGRENDKEAIVKLVLCDDVGDHRIVLIPIIGMGGIGKTTLTQSVYDDTTVQQHFDLKVWVTISEDFDVLKITKLIFEAITATSCEAKELHQLQNELKNALIGKKFLFVLDDVWNENYLLWDSLKSSFQSGDQGSKIIVTTRNEDIALMMRTMHVQPYELKEISYENCWKLFAEHVFGTRGSNEVHQDLEEIGKQIVKKCKGLPLAVKSMAGLLRSMSTSEEWRHVLQSDIWELSNCRDIGSVPALWLSYRFLPPHLKPCFSFLSIFPKDYEFRKDDREQIILVWMAEGLLQPQKGKRIEDVGEEYMSALISRSFFQRSGHYSLSMHDLMHDLAMYVSGQCCSIYDSCNDFHKLNGSKTRHLSYMKDLKDTVEFDNFSRVKYLHTLLALPLRVTFPLQKTQLKPEIVLKDGGCLRSLSLSASCITDLPDSIGNLKHLRYLDVSSTKVKELPHSICGLYNLETLLLSNCGNLTQLPTNISKLINLRHLMTRWTPLKEMPPKICNMINLQRLSNFVLCKNDGSRIKELGKLDNLRGSLEISGLAHVREVSDVLEGNLKNKKYLNELILSWNGVADSSTKEREVLDALQPHVNLKKLEIRGYNGTSLPDWVTDPSYCNLKKVDLHCRNLCLSLLSFRRLSSLIDFRVFGVSYLDMHDEFRSIPLNKPFPFLARLQLHHTDMLDWSFINTSDQRCEIFQCLKQFDLDSCGKLSVALPICNFPSLEYINIASCNELVTIFPTSTHIDSAYPSLEKLNTMHCSRLETFSEMGLPFTLQHLRISSCDKLMENRMKWNLQRLPSLNSLELWHCGEMVDSFPEEWLLPPSLRSLKIFECNNLKALNSKGFQHLTSLHQLELLYLKNLECLPAARLPKSVTYLSIEGCSLLIPRCTEGTGEDWPKVQHIPKILTEETEFNKIYLGGRKPHHIGTGIAFIGILLDFALQSYDVFCSLVFQLCFWRTAPTPIGESLYQLGFFNKAQQTW; translated from the exons ATGGACAAGATCAACACTGAAGCCCTGCGACTCAAGATGGAGAAAGATGAATCTGAAAGCACAGCAAGTAAGTCCTTGAACTTTTTCAAAAGAATTTATAGTTCATTTGAAATAGCTGTGAAATCTGAAATAGAAGGGATCACTAGTACATTAAAGAATCTCTTAGACCAAACAGAGCATCTTGGTTTGAAAAAAGTTGAGCTGAAAACAACATTACATAGACCACCTGCACCTTTGTTAGATGATTCTAAGGTTTATGGAAGGGAGAATGATAAAGAGGCTATTGTTAAGCTAGTATTGTGTGATGATGTTGGTGACCATAGGATTGTCCTAATTCCTATAATAGGGATGGGTGGCATTGGCAAAACTACACTTACTCAAAGTGTATATGACGATACCACTGTCCAACAACACTTTGACTTGAAAGTGTGGGTAACTATCTCCGAAGATTTTGATGTTTTGAAAATAACTAAACTTATTTTTGAGGCAATCACTGCAACAAGTTGCGAAGCAAAGGAGCTACATCAACTTCAAAATGAATTGAAAAATGCTTTGATAGGGAAGAAGTTTCTTTTTGTTCTCGATGATGTATGGAATGAAAATTATTTGCTGTGGGACTCTTTGAAAAGCTCTTTTCAATCTGGCGATCAAGGAAGTAAGATCATTGTGACCACGCGTAACGAAGATATTGCTTTGATGATGAGGACGATGCATGTTCAGCCTTACGAGCTTAAAGAAATATCTTACGAAAATTGTTGGAAGTTGTTTGCAGAACACGTCTTTGGTACTAGAGGCTCCAATGAGGTACATCAAGACTTGGAAGAAATCGGAAAGCAAATTGTAAAAAAGTGCAAGGGTCTTCCTTTGGCTGTAAAATCGATGGCTGGACTTTTACGATCTATGTCCACTAGTGAAGAATGGAGACATGTACTGCAAAGTGATATTTGGGAGTTGTCCAATTGCCGCGACATAGGAAGTGTTCCAGCTTTGTGGTTGAGCTATCGATTTCTGCCTCCTCATTTGAAGCCATGTTTTTCTTTTCTCTCGATATTTCCCAAAGATTATGAATTTCGGAAAGATGACAGAGAACAAATAATCTTAGTATGGATGGCAGAAGGTCTTTTACAACCTCAAAAAGGAAAAAGGATTGAAGATGTTGGAGAAGAGTACATGAGTGCTTTAATATCAAGATCATTTTTCCAAAGATCCGGACACTATTCTCTCTCTATGCACGATCTTATGCATGATCTAGCTATGTATGTATCAGGTCAGTGTTGTTCTATTTATGATAGTTGTAATGACTTCCACAAGCTAAATGGTAGCAAGACACGCCATCTATCATACATGAAAGACTTAAAAGATACAGTAGAATTTGACAACTTTTCTAGAGTGAAGTATTTGCACACCTTGTTAGCTTTACCATTGCGAGTTACATTTCCATTGCAGAAGACACAATTAAAGCCTGAAATTGTGCTGAAGGATGGAGGATGCCTAAGATCACTTTCTTTGTCAGCATCATGTATCACAGACTTGCCTGATTCAATTGGCAATTTAAAACATCTCAGGTATTTGGATGTGTCTAGCACGAAAGTTAAGGAATTACCTCATTCAATTTGTGGATTGTACAATTTGGAAACACTCTTATTGTCAAATTGTGGAAATCTCACACAATTGCCTACCAACATTTCCAAGTTAATCAACCTGCGTCATCTTATGACAAGATGGACTCCTTTAAAAGAGATGCCACCGAAGATTTGTAATATGATAAATCTTCAGAGGTTAAGTAATTTTGTTCTGTGTAAAAATGATGGGTCCAGGATCAAAGAGTTGGGCAAGTTGGACAATCTGCGTGGAAGCTTGGAGATTTCAGGCCTTGCGCATGTTAGAGAAGTGAGTGATGTTTTGGAAGGCAATTTGAAGAACAAAAAGTATCTCAATGAACTCATTCTTTCATGGAACGGTGTGGCAGATAGCTCAACAAAGGAAAGAGAAGTTCTTGATGCACTCCAACCACATGTAAATTTAAAGAAACTCGAAATCAGAGGTTATAACGGTACAAGTTTGCCAGATTGGGTAACAGATCCATCATATTGTAACTTGAAAAAAGTAGATCTACACTGCAGAAATCTTTGCTTGTCGTTGTTATCATTTCGGCGGCTAAGTTCACTGATAGATTTTCGTGTTTTTGGTGTTTCCTATCTTGATATGCATGATGAATTTCGTAGTATTCCTTTGAATAAGCCCTTTCCATTCTTAGCAAGATTACAGCTTCATCATACAGATATGTTGGATTGGTCATTTATTAATACAAGTGACCAAAGATGTGAGATTTTTCAATGTTTAAAGCAATTTGATTTAGACAGCTGTGGCAAGCTGAGTGTGGCGTTACCTATCTGTAATTTTCCATCTTTAGAATATATCAATATTGCATCTTGCAATGAATTGGTAACTATATTTCCAACAAGTACTCACATTGACTCTGCATATCCTTCCCTCGAAAAGTTGAACACAATGCATTGCTCAAGGTTGGAAACCTTTTCAGAAATGGGATTGCCCTTTACTTTACAACATCTACGCATCTCATCATGTGATAAGCTCATGGAAAACCGCATGAAATGGAATTTACAAAGACTCCCATCATTGAATTCCTTAGAACTCTGGCATTGTGGAGAAATGGTGGATTCATTTCCAGAGGAATGGCTGCTCCCACCATCTTTAAGAAGTCTTAAGATCTTTGAATGTAATAACCTCAAAGCTCTGAACAGCAAAGGCTTCCAACACCTCACCTCCCTTCATCAGTTAGAACTTCTTTATTTGAAAAATCTAGAGTGCTTACCAGCAGCAAGACTGCCCAAGAGTGTTACTTATTTGTCCATAGAAGGATGCAGTCTGCTAATTCCCAGGTGCACGGAAGGAACAGGGGAAGATTGGCCCAAAGTTCAACACATTCCTAAAATACTAACTGAAGAAACAGAATTTAATAAGATATACTTAGGCGGCAG AAAACCACATCACATAGGGACTGGTATTGCCTTCATTGGAATCCTTCTCGACTTTGCTCTTCAGTCTTATGATGTCTTTTGCTCTTTGGTCTTTCAATTGTGCTTTTGGCGAACAGCACCAACTCCCATTGGGGAGTCTCTTTACCAATTGGGATTTTTCAATAAGGCACAACAAACATGGTAA